Proteins from one Catalinimonas alkaloidigena genomic window:
- a CDS encoding DUF4249 domain-containing protein encodes MLRCLPFSIQLLNFLTLCLLAACNLEKEVEIVLPAHQSELVVEAYLEPGKPYRLLLTQTQAYFDSLNFPFVADANVVIRVNEQAVRLQPTFLVDTATNKVYNYASVETVPSNYEDTFTLTIDDVEGRRITATTKLSRRVEIDSLAWFYNDRNFAYLLTLFTDDPNTQDYYRLLINRDSLTSGADVDILLDDVLLGGDQVPLATNYSYEYGDTLFVRLFHLDEPYYHYLRSLQDARSSNGNPFAQPSPLKSGVSGGYGVFTGLAYEQRRIVLE; translated from the coding sequence ATGCTACGCTGCCTTCCCTTTTCTATCCAACTCCTCAACTTCCTTACGCTCTGCCTGTTGGCCGCGTGCAACTTAGAGAAAGAAGTGGAAATTGTACTGCCTGCTCATCAATCGGAGTTGGTCGTGGAGGCTTATCTAGAACCGGGCAAGCCGTACCGTTTGCTGTTGACGCAGACGCAAGCGTATTTCGATTCGCTGAACTTTCCCTTTGTTGCAGATGCCAACGTAGTAATCCGAGTCAATGAGCAAGCCGTACGCTTGCAACCTACGTTCTTGGTAGATACCGCGACGAACAAAGTATACAACTATGCCTCGGTAGAGACGGTGCCTTCCAACTACGAAGACACATTTACCTTGACGATTGATGACGTAGAAGGCAGACGCATTACGGCTACAACCAAACTCTCACGTAGGGTGGAGATCGATTCGTTAGCATGGTTTTATAACGACAGGAACTTTGCGTACCTGCTAACGCTGTTTACTGACGATCCTAACACGCAGGATTATTACCGGCTCTTGATTAACCGGGATAGCCTGACGAGCGGTGCCGATGTAGATATTCTTTTAGATGATGTACTGCTAGGCGGTGATCAGGTCCCCTTGGCAACCAACTATAGTTATGAGTATGGGGATACGCTGTTTGTCAGGCTGTTTCACTTGGACGAACCTTATTACCACTACCTACGCTCTCTACAAGATGCGCGGTCGTCTAATGGCAATCCTTTTGCCCAACCCAGCCCCTTGAAGTCAGGAGTGAGCGGGGGCTACGGCGTTTTTACAGGATTAGCGTATGAGCAACGCCGGATCGTCCTGGAGTGA
- a CDS encoding TonB-dependent receptor, with the protein MTRLYALTVFLLFTVATSWAQPGVTERVLTGWVKEAETGVPLFGATIYVPSLQRGTSTDEQGYFAIRLPADTLLVQVSYVGYLTVTRRIDLRQRAERLAVSLQTEQLEEVVVTASELQDKLNTTQMSVEKVTAQEARLLPALFGEVDIIKTLQLKPGVQSGGEGSSGLYVRGGGSDQNLLLFDGAPLYNANHLFGFFSVFNTDAVESVELYKGGFPAQYNGRLSSVVDVTMREGEAEQWQMTGGVGLISSRLTVEGPLLKHRNGTSYTTVLLSGRRTYFDVITRQINRLNEDNPDYNAIPDYSFYDLNGKISTHFSDADRLTLSGYHGRDNFLFNQDPFNIRFDWGNTAAILNWQHQFGSRLSAENRLIYTDYDYRVRYNFDAFKFSLGSRVSDRTFRSDFTFTPPSSHQITFGGLYTHHTFDVGRANAGRADEELFSAGNALQATELGAYVGDKIDFSPAWQLDAGLRWSAFLYQGKRYAGLEPRASLRYRISDQVALKTSYARMRQFIHLVASSGASLPTDVWYPSTRLVRPQVSDQLAAGLSLLLFDGRLLLTDEWYYKELQRQIDFRDGANLFVNNDLEKEFVFGKGWSYGNEIYLEKKQGNTTGWLGYTLSWSYRQFPEINDGAIFFPRYDRRHDISLVVTHHLSPRLSVTGTWIYGTGNAVTLPVGRLFFSDVTGTTGFPPGISIVPEYQQRNTFRMAPYHRMDVGLVWHFRPRWGESDLTFSIYNLYNRRNPYFIYFDQEWIDPDDFTGSPEDVQKFVTFRARQVSLFPVIPAITFNFRFFKDPEHKPIRRQKYKAPKSSYL; encoded by the coding sequence ATGACGCGACTTTACGCCCTTACTGTATTTCTGCTTTTCACAGTAGCGACTTCGTGGGCACAACCAGGTGTGACGGAACGTGTGCTGACCGGCTGGGTGAAAGAGGCAGAAACAGGCGTCCCTCTGTTTGGGGCTACGATCTACGTTCCGTCCCTGCAACGTGGCACGTCTACCGACGAACAAGGATATTTTGCAATCCGCCTGCCTGCCGATACGCTGCTGGTGCAGGTCTCGTATGTAGGTTACCTGACCGTGACGCGACGCATCGACTTACGCCAACGCGCCGAGCGGCTCGCCGTCTCGCTACAGACCGAACAGTTGGAGGAAGTAGTGGTGACGGCCAGTGAGTTACAGGATAAATTGAACACCACGCAGATGAGTGTGGAAAAAGTAACGGCTCAGGAAGCGCGTCTGCTGCCGGCCCTGTTCGGTGAAGTTGACATCATCAAAACGCTGCAACTCAAACCCGGTGTCCAGTCCGGGGGCGAAGGCAGTAGCGGGCTTTACGTACGCGGGGGTGGCTCGGACCAGAACCTTCTGTTGTTCGATGGCGCCCCGCTCTACAATGCTAACCATCTGTTTGGCTTCTTCAGCGTATTCAATACCGACGCGGTAGAGTCGGTTGAGCTTTACAAAGGGGGATTTCCGGCCCAGTACAACGGTCGCCTCTCGTCCGTCGTAGACGTCACGATGCGCGAAGGCGAGGCTGAACAATGGCAGATGACCGGTGGAGTAGGCTTGATTTCTTCACGTCTTACCGTGGAAGGCCCCTTGTTGAAACATCGGAATGGTACGTCCTACACAACGGTGTTACTGTCCGGCCGCCGTACCTACTTCGATGTGATCACCCGGCAAATCAATCGCCTGAACGAAGACAATCCGGACTACAACGCCATTCCGGACTATTCGTTCTACGACCTGAACGGAAAAATTTCTACGCATTTCTCAGACGCCGATCGGCTTACGCTCTCGGGATACCACGGGCGCGATAATTTCTTGTTCAACCAAGATCCGTTCAACATTCGGTTCGACTGGGGCAACACTGCCGCTATTCTCAATTGGCAGCACCAATTCGGTTCCCGCCTTTCTGCCGAGAATCGTCTGATCTATACCGATTACGATTACCGCGTACGTTACAATTTCGATGCCTTCAAATTTTCGCTTGGGTCGCGCGTGTCGGACCGGACGTTTCGGAGTGACTTTACGTTTACGCCCCCGTCCTCCCACCAGATTACCTTCGGCGGCTTATATACCCATCATACGTTCGATGTAGGCCGGGCGAACGCCGGGCGTGCCGACGAAGAATTGTTCAGTGCAGGGAATGCCTTACAAGCCACCGAGTTAGGTGCTTATGTAGGTGACAAGATCGATTTCAGTCCCGCCTGGCAACTCGACGCCGGATTGCGATGGTCAGCATTTCTCTATCAAGGGAAGCGTTACGCCGGACTTGAACCTCGAGCATCGCTACGGTACCGGATTTCTGACCAAGTAGCGCTAAAGACGAGCTACGCCCGCATGCGGCAGTTTATCCATCTGGTGGCTAGTTCAGGTGCTTCGTTGCCCACCGACGTATGGTATCCGTCGACTCGCCTGGTTCGCCCTCAGGTTTCGGATCAACTCGCTGCCGGATTAAGTCTGTTGTTATTCGACGGCCGATTGCTTCTGACAGACGAGTGGTATTACAAGGAGCTGCAGCGCCAGATCGACTTCCGCGATGGCGCTAACTTGTTTGTGAACAATGATTTAGAGAAAGAGTTTGTGTTTGGGAAAGGGTGGAGTTACGGGAACGAGATTTACCTGGAAAAAAAACAGGGCAACACCACCGGATGGCTAGGTTATACCCTTTCGTGGTCGTACCGGCAGTTTCCCGAAATCAATGATGGCGCGATCTTTTTCCCGCGTTATGACCGCCGTCACGACATTTCCCTGGTCGTCACCCACCACCTGTCGCCACGTTTGTCGGTTACTGGCACCTGGATCTACGGCACGGGCAACGCGGTTACGCTGCCCGTGGGCCGTCTGTTTTTTTCTGACGTCACCGGCACGACCGGATTTCCCCCGGGAATTAGCATCGTCCCTGAGTATCAGCAACGCAATACATTTCGCATGGCGCCTTATCATCGAATGGATGTGGGGCTGGTGTGGCACTTCCGCCCGCGGTGGGGAGAATCCGACCTGACGTTCAGCATCTATAACTTATACAATCGGCGTAATCCTTATTTTATTTATTTCGATCAGGAGTGGATTGACCCCGATGACTTTACAGGCTCTCCCGAAGATGTACAGAAGTTTGTGACCTTTCGTGCACGGCAGGTTTCGTTGTTTCCGGTCATTCCGGCCATCACATTCAACTTCCGCTTTTTTAAAGATCCTGAGCACAAACCCATACGTCGCCAAAAGTATAAGGCACCTAAATCTTCGTATCTATAA
- a CDS encoding DUF4397 domain-containing protein, translating to MKRLSSLTLITLLFLGSLGLTSAVHAQARVQIIHNAADADAAMVDIYVNDGILYDDVAFRTATPFFDAPAGTAFDVSVQPMNSTDTVGALFKQTYTLEDGETYVIVANGILPGNFDNYSADSAFNLYVYPMGQEIVTDANAVDVLVFHGATDAPAVEVSAEGVETPLIDEIAYGEFAGYLSLPTGTYTLTVSTADGTTQVAQYTAPLEGIFAGQAATVLASGFLDPSMNSDGAAFGLYVAPATGGELIALPVATAADDFMTRVSDLRVYPTPAVSGTLYVEYSLREAGPVTLNLLTLQGQKISSQHLGVQRADQGQRIAYSTQGLAPGMYMLQFQTGQTQRAYRVVIQ from the coding sequence ATGAAGCGATTATCCTCTTTAACGTTAATTACGCTCTTGTTCCTCGGAAGTCTGGGGCTAACCAGTGCAGTACATGCACAGGCAAGGGTGCAAATCATTCACAACGCGGCCGATGCTGATGCCGCCATGGTAGACATTTATGTGAACGATGGCATTTTGTACGACGATGTGGCCTTTCGAACGGCTACCCCCTTTTTCGATGCTCCTGCCGGCACAGCGTTCGATGTCAGCGTACAGCCCATGAACAGTACCGATACGGTGGGAGCCCTTTTCAAGCAAACGTATACGTTAGAAGACGGTGAAACGTACGTGATTGTGGCCAACGGAATTTTGCCGGGGAATTTTGATAACTACTCGGCCGATTCAGCTTTCAACCTCTACGTGTACCCCATGGGGCAAGAAATTGTTACCGATGCGAATGCAGTAGATGTATTGGTCTTCCACGGCGCTACAGATGCGCCTGCGGTGGAAGTGAGTGCCGAGGGAGTGGAAACTCCGCTGATCGACGAAATTGCTTACGGCGAGTTTGCCGGGTATCTATCGCTGCCTACGGGAACCTACACGCTGACCGTCAGCACCGCCGACGGCACCACGCAAGTAGCACAGTATACCGCTCCGCTGGAAGGCATTTTTGCCGGGCAAGCAGCGACGGTGCTCGCGTCCGGATTTCTGGACCCTTCCATGAATAGCGATGGAGCCGCGTTTGGCCTCTACGTTGCTCCGGCAACGGGTGGAGAGCTGATTGCCCTGCCGGTCGCTACTGCCGCCGACGATTTTATGACGCGGGTATCGGACCTGCGGGTGTATCCTACGCCGGCTGTGTCGGGAACCTTGTACGTAGAGTATTCGTTGCGCGAAGCTGGTCCGGTTACGTTGAACCTGCTCACCTTGCAAGGACAAAAAATTTCTTCGCAGCACCTTGGCGTACAGCGCGCCGACCAAGGTCAACGGATTGCGTACTCTACACAAGGCCTTGCGCCAGGCATGTACATGCTTCAGTTCCAAACGGGACAAACGCAACGTGCCTATCGCGTCGTGATTCAATAA
- the truA gene encoding tRNA pseudouridine(38-40) synthase TruA: MRYFLELAYQGTAYHGWQTQPNAHTVQAELEQALSTLLRRDTAVVASGRTDTGVHACQQFVHFDSDHPLSDRLLRSLNGILPSDVAVRHLYRVPDEAHARFDALERAYEYHLMPHKDPFAPHLSLHFSAPLDVAKMNQAAALLLSHEDFECFSRVKTDVTHFRCTVTAAHWDTEQEKLVFHISANRFLRGMVRAIVGTLLAVGTGKQEVADIQHILQSKDRRQAGHAAPPEGLFLTRVSYPTGLLTLIA, encoded by the coding sequence GTGCGTTATTTTCTTGAACTAGCTTATCAGGGAACCGCTTACCACGGCTGGCAAACCCAACCGAACGCTCACACCGTGCAGGCCGAACTGGAACAGGCCTTGTCTACCCTGCTGCGACGCGACACGGCCGTGGTAGCCAGCGGACGCACCGATACAGGCGTGCACGCATGCCAGCAATTTGTTCACTTCGATAGCGACCACCCCCTTTCTGACCGCCTCTTGCGTTCTCTGAACGGCATCTTGCCTAGCGATGTGGCGGTGCGACATCTGTACCGGGTACCCGACGAGGCGCACGCACGCTTCGACGCGTTGGAGCGCGCGTACGAATATCACCTGATGCCGCACAAAGATCCGTTTGCGCCTCATCTGTCGCTGCATTTTTCCGCTCCGCTCGACGTAGCGAAAATGAACCAGGCCGCCGCCTTGCTGCTTTCTCACGAAGATTTCGAGTGTTTCAGTCGGGTTAAGACTGACGTAACGCATTTTCGGTGCACGGTGACTGCCGCTCACTGGGACACAGAACAAGAGAAGCTTGTTTTCCACATTTCGGCCAATCGCTTTTTAAGGGGCATGGTGCGCGCGATTGTAGGTACGCTATTGGCCGTGGGCACCGGCAAACAAGAGGTAGCGGACATTCAACACATTTTGCAGTCGAAAGACCGACGGCAGGCTGGCCACGCCGCCCCTCCCGAAGGCTTGTTTCTGACGCGTGTCTCCTATCCGACCGGCCTTCTTACCCTGATTGCATAA
- a CDS encoding polysaccharide biosynthesis protein gives MAPYDLNGASVLITGGTGSFGSAFTARLLQRFPDVKQITVFSRDEYKQSEMRRAFPQSPVRFVLGDVRDAARTEEVMAGVDVVIHAAALKQVGTAEQQPGEFVKSNINGTENVVRAATRHGVQRLIHLSTDKAAAPAGVYGATKLCAERLVSATAASSNAPVMASVRLGNFFGSRGSVVPIFLELRKQGWFPIRQPDMSRFHMTLPQTCDFVLFALAFAQGGEVMVPKLPSYRLADLAHAIDADARLQVTGLEMGEKVHETMVTEAEAPFTFELDDCFIIASPDRSTHYLFERGARPVAADFQYTSDRNSTWLSPAMLREALAELYEQNFDFSRPSV, from the coding sequence ATGGCCCCCTACGACCTGAATGGCGCGTCCGTGCTGATTACCGGAGGCACGGGTTCTTTCGGAAGTGCTTTTACGGCGCGACTGCTGCAACGCTTTCCGGACGTGAAGCAGATCACGGTTTTCTCGCGCGACGAGTACAAACAATCGGAAATGCGCCGCGCTTTTCCGCAGTCTCCAGTGCGGTTTGTGCTTGGCGATGTGCGCGATGCCGCCCGTACAGAGGAGGTAATGGCCGGTGTGGACGTCGTGATTCATGCGGCCGCGCTGAAACAGGTCGGCACCGCCGAACAGCAGCCCGGAGAGTTTGTAAAAAGCAATATCAACGGAACCGAGAATGTGGTGCGAGCTGCCACGCGACACGGCGTGCAGCGGCTGATTCATCTTTCTACCGATAAAGCGGCAGCTCCGGCCGGGGTGTACGGTGCCACTAAACTTTGTGCAGAGCGGCTGGTTTCAGCGACGGCGGCTTCGTCGAATGCCCCGGTGATGGCTTCCGTACGGTTAGGAAACTTCTTCGGCTCACGAGGCTCCGTAGTGCCAATCTTTCTGGAATTGCGCAAACAAGGCTGGTTTCCTATTCGTCAGCCGGACATGAGTCGCTTCCACATGACACTGCCGCAGACCTGCGATTTTGTTTTGTTCGCCCTGGCCTTTGCGCAAGGTGGAGAAGTGATGGTACCGAAATTGCCTTCGTACCGGTTGGCCGATCTGGCGCATGCCATCGACGCAGACGCCCGCTTGCAGGTAACTGGCCTGGAAATGGGCGAGAAAGTGCACGAAACCATGGTAACCGAAGCAGAAGCTCCGTTCACGTTTGAACTGGACGATTGTTTCATCATCGCCTCGCCCGACCGTTCTACCCACTACCTGTTCGAACGAGGAGCCCGACCTGTGGCCGCTGATTTTCAGTATACTTCTGACCGAAACTCTACCTGGCTGTCGCCTGCCATGCTACGCGAGGCGTTGGCCGAGCTTTATGAGCAAAATTTTGACTTTTCCCGCCCTTCAGTCTAA
- a CDS encoding nucleotide sugar dehydrogenase, translated as MSKILTFPALQSKQAAISVIGLGYVGLPIALALGQHFRVIGFDHETRRIDALKRGQDLSGELPAEDFRGADVTFTDQAADLQQARFHIVAVPTPIDSHNNPDLRWLEAASRSIGNVLQPGDVVVYESTVYPGCTEEVCVPILEATSGLTFPDDFKVGYSPERINPGDRVHTLRKVTKVVAGCDQEALAVIAQVYETIVEAGLHCVSSIKVAEAAKVIENTQRDLNIALMNELSMVFDRMGINTHEVLEAAGTKWNFLKFTPGLVGGHCVGVDPYYLTYKSQELGHLPKVILSGRQINDGMAAWVAKKTVQRIVKIGKDIVGARVLVLGIAFKENVRDIRNSKVADLVAELRDFGVDVDVMDPLPDPEDVRHEYGIELIEQPRGPYEAIVLAVAHTAFEQVDDTWLHTHLTTPGVLIDLKGELRARISEVDYWSL; from the coding sequence ATGAGCAAAATTTTGACTTTTCCCGCCCTTCAGTCTAAACAGGCTGCCATCTCCGTCATTGGTCTGGGATACGTAGGGTTGCCCATCGCGTTGGCGTTGGGGCAGCATTTTCGTGTGATCGGCTTTGACCACGAGACGCGCCGCATCGACGCGCTGAAGCGTGGCCAGGACCTCAGTGGCGAACTACCCGCCGAAGATTTCCGCGGAGCCGACGTTACGTTTACCGACCAGGCGGCCGACCTGCAACAAGCGCGTTTCCACATCGTCGCGGTCCCTACGCCCATCGATTCGCACAACAACCCTGATTTGCGCTGGCTGGAAGCCGCGAGCCGTTCGATTGGTAACGTGCTGCAACCGGGCGATGTGGTGGTGTACGAATCGACGGTGTATCCGGGCTGTACGGAAGAAGTGTGCGTACCGATCCTGGAAGCTACGTCGGGCTTGACTTTTCCCGACGATTTCAAAGTAGGCTATTCGCCGGAGCGGATTAATCCGGGCGACCGCGTGCATACGCTGCGGAAGGTGACGAAAGTCGTGGCGGGCTGCGACCAGGAGGCCCTCGCTGTGATCGCCCAGGTGTACGAGACCATTGTGGAAGCCGGGCTGCACTGTGTCTCTTCTATCAAAGTCGCCGAAGCGGCCAAAGTGATCGAGAATACGCAGCGCGATCTCAACATCGCGTTGATGAACGAACTCTCAATGGTGTTTGACCGTATGGGAATCAACACCCACGAAGTGCTGGAAGCGGCGGGCACCAAATGGAACTTCCTTAAATTCACGCCGGGGTTGGTCGGCGGGCATTGCGTCGGCGTAGATCCTTACTACCTGACGTACAAGTCGCAGGAACTGGGGCATCTGCCGAAAGTGATCCTGAGCGGCCGCCAGATCAACGACGGCATGGCGGCTTGGGTCGCTAAAAAAACGGTGCAGCGGATCGTGAAAATCGGGAAAGACATCGTCGGCGCACGTGTACTGGTGTTAGGTATTGCGTTTAAGGAAAACGTACGCGACATCCGAAACTCCAAAGTAGCCGATCTGGTAGCCGAATTGCGCGATTTTGGCGTCGATGTCGACGTGATGGACCCATTACCCGACCCTGAAGACGTCCGGCACGAATACGGCATCGAGTTGATTGAACAACCGCGCGGGCCTTACGAAGCCATCGTGTTGGCCGTGGCTCATACTGCTTTTGAACAGGTGGATGACACTTGGCTCCATACCCATCTGACTACACCAGGGGTGTTGATTGATTTGAAAGGAGAACTGCGAGCGCGTATCTCGGAGGTGGATTATTGGAGTTTATAA
- the gmd gene encoding GDP-mannose 4,6-dehydratase: protein MKKALLTGVTGQDGAYLSEFLLKKGYEVHGIKRRSSLFNTDRIDHLYEDPHAENVHFKLHYGDLTDSTNLIRIIQEVQPDEIYNLGAMSHVRVSFDTPEYTANADGIGTLRILEALRILKLEQKTKIYQASTSELYGLVQEVPQSETTPFYPRSPYAVAKMYAYWITVNYREAYNMFACNGILFNHESPLRGETFVTRKITRGAARIALGMQDKLFLGNLDARRDWGHAKDYVEAMYLILQQDKPEDYVIATGITTPVREFVRMAFKELGIELEFSGEGVNEKAVVAACANPEFQLELGKEVVAIDERYFRPTEVDLLIGDPTKSKEKLGWKPKYDLAALVKDMMQSDVKLFQRDAYLQKGGHKVMNYYE from the coding sequence ATGAAAAAAGCACTTTTAACTGGCGTAACAGGTCAAGACGGCGCCTACCTCTCGGAGTTTCTTTTGAAGAAAGGCTACGAAGTACACGGTATCAAGCGCCGCTCGTCCTTGTTCAACACCGACCGGATCGACCATCTGTATGAAGATCCGCATGCTGAGAATGTTCATTTTAAGCTGCATTACGGTGACCTGACGGATTCGACCAACCTGATCCGTATTATCCAAGAAGTGCAACCTGACGAAATTTACAACCTGGGCGCTATGTCGCACGTCCGCGTAAGTTTCGATACACCCGAATACACCGCAAACGCCGATGGTATTGGTACACTCCGCATTCTGGAAGCGCTTCGCATCCTGAAGTTGGAGCAAAAGACCAAGATCTATCAGGCCTCTACCTCAGAACTGTACGGACTTGTACAGGAAGTACCGCAAAGCGAGACCACGCCTTTCTACCCACGCTCGCCGTACGCCGTCGCGAAGATGTATGCGTACTGGATCACGGTCAACTACCGCGAGGCGTACAACATGTTTGCCTGCAACGGTATTTTGTTCAACCACGAGTCTCCGTTGCGTGGGGAAACCTTCGTAACCCGGAAAATCACCCGTGGTGCAGCGCGCATTGCCCTGGGAATGCAAGACAAACTGTTTTTGGGGAACCTCGATGCACGACGCGACTGGGGCCACGCCAAAGACTATGTCGAAGCCATGTACCTGATCCTTCAGCAAGATAAGCCCGAAGATTACGTCATCGCTACCGGCATTACTACTCCGGTACGCGAGTTCGTCCGCATGGCGTTCAAGGAACTGGGTATCGAACTGGAATTCAGTGGGGAAGGCGTAAACGAAAAAGCTGTGGTAGCGGCCTGTGCTAATCCGGAGTTCCAACTGGAACTTGGCAAAGAAGTGGTCGCAATCGACGAGCGCTACTTCCGCCCGACCGAGGTGGATCTGCTCATTGGCGATCCTACTAAATCGAAAGAGAAATTAGGCTGGAAGCCCAAGTACGACCTGGCCGCGTTGGTCAAAGACATGATGCAGTCAGACGTCAAGCTGTTCCAACGAGATGCTTACCTGCAGAAGGGCGGCCACAAAGTGATGAATTACTACGAATAG
- a CDS encoding GDP-L-fucose synthase family protein — MNPSSRIYIAGHRGMVGSAILRQLQQEGYTNIITRRSSELDLRNQQAVADFFAAEKPEYVFLAAAKVGGIHANNVYRADFLYENLMIEANVIHQSYVHEVKKLMFLGSSCIYPKMAPQPLKEEYLLTGPLESTNEPYAIAKIAGIKLCESYRLQYGCNFISVMPTNLYGPNDNYDLNNSHVLPALIRKFHEAKEEGKPYVEVWGSGSPKREFLHADDLAEACIYLMHNYNELELVNIGTGEDLSIKELAETIRDIVGFEGELRWDSSKPDGTPRKLMDVSKLHSHGWKHKIGLREGITRVYQEVKERGFEKAPVA, encoded by the coding sequence ATGAATCCTTCCTCGCGTATCTATATCGCCGGCCACCGTGGCATGGTGGGCTCGGCCATCCTCCGCCAGCTTCAGCAAGAAGGCTACACAAACATCATCACGCGTCGCTCCAGTGAGCTGGACTTGCGGAACCAACAGGCCGTGGCCGACTTTTTTGCGGCCGAAAAGCCGGAGTACGTCTTTCTGGCCGCTGCGAAGGTAGGGGGCATCCACGCCAACAACGTCTACCGGGCCGATTTCCTGTACGAAAACCTGATGATCGAGGCAAACGTCATTCATCAGAGTTACGTGCATGAGGTTAAGAAACTGATGTTCCTGGGCTCGTCTTGCATCTATCCGAAAATGGCGCCACAGCCCTTAAAGGAAGAGTATCTACTGACCGGGCCGCTGGAGTCGACCAACGAGCCTTATGCCATTGCCAAGATTGCAGGCATCAAGCTGTGTGAATCGTACCGGTTGCAATACGGCTGCAATTTCATCTCGGTGATGCCCACCAACCTGTACGGCCCGAACGACAACTACGATCTGAACAACTCGCACGTGTTGCCGGCGCTGATTCGCAAGTTCCACGAAGCCAAAGAAGAAGGAAAACCCTACGTAGAAGTATGGGGCAGCGGCAGTCCGAAGCGTGAGTTTCTACACGCCGACGATCTGGCAGAAGCCTGCATTTACCTGATGCACAATTACAACGAATTGGAATTGGTCAACATCGGGACCGGAGAAGACCTCAGCATCAAAGAACTGGCCGAAACCATTCGCGATATTGTGGGCTTCGAAGGCGAGCTGCGTTGGGATAGTTCAAAGCCCGACGGTACACCTCGGAAACTCATGGACGTTTCCAAATTGCACAGTCATGGCTGGAAACATAAAATCGGCCTTCGCGAAGGCATTACCCGCGTTTACCAGGAGGTAAAGGAACGCGGTTTCGAGAAGGCCCCTGTGGCTTAG
- a CDS encoding glycosyltransferase family 4 protein — MNLLVISPTADLGGGAEKAIVESIVGLAQSGHEVSLILPAPGPLVELLRDHVKEFFFLHFDWWITPKGALTSWQKAKFAYGFYTAAKKIEAVIAKVQPDWALTSTIATPVLAMAAKAQSVPHLWYIHEFGEADHQLPFIYGKSLSYRFINTSSQRIIVNSQAMHAFVSQYIPPQKLRLVYYSVAIPEKPNQPEQNPFKTPLQLLMMGRVSAGKRQEDAVAAVHLLKNKSIPVKLTIVGGRKDGYAAYITKKVEELSLTDAVEMVSFTAHPFRYYQEADVVLMCSVSEAFGRVTVEAMKMGKPVVASDTGANPELIGSNERGLLYRAGDVQHLADQIEALYRDPKWATHLAKEAWSWSWHNCNEEKHLQDLLQVLV, encoded by the coding sequence ATGAACTTATTAGTAATAAGCCCTACAGCGGATTTAGGGGGCGGGGCCGAGAAGGCTATCGTAGAAAGTATCGTAGGATTAGCGCAGTCCGGGCATGAGGTCTCCTTAATTCTGCCAGCCCCGGGCCCCCTTGTAGAGTTGTTAAGAGATCACGTAAAGGAGTTTTTCTTTCTCCACTTCGACTGGTGGATCACTCCGAAAGGAGCCCTCACCTCATGGCAAAAAGCGAAGTTTGCGTACGGGTTCTACACCGCAGCCAAGAAAATAGAAGCGGTCATCGCTAAGGTACAACCCGACTGGGCCCTGACCAGTACTATCGCGACACCGGTGCTTGCTATGGCCGCAAAAGCGCAGTCGGTTCCTCACCTTTGGTACATTCATGAGTTTGGTGAAGCCGATCACCAGCTTCCTTTTATCTATGGGAAAAGCCTGAGTTACCGGTTTATCAACACCAGTTCGCAGCGGATCATCGTCAACTCGCAAGCCATGCATGCGTTTGTCAGCCAGTACATCCCTCCTCAAAAACTGCGCTTGGTGTATTACTCCGTAGCAATCCCGGAAAAACCTAATCAACCGGAACAGAATCCGTTCAAGACACCCCTGCAATTGCTGATGATGGGGCGTGTCAGTGCAGGAAAACGCCAGGAAGATGCGGTGGCAGCAGTACATTTGTTGAAGAATAAAAGCATCCCAGTAAAACTCACCATTGTCGGAGGGCGTAAAGACGGCTATGCCGCTTATATCACGAAGAAGGTAGAAGAACTTTCGTTAACGGACGCGGTAGAAATGGTCAGCTTTACCGCTCACCCTTTTCGGTATTATCAAGAGGCTGACGTAGTACTAATGTGTTCGGTGTCAGAAGCGTTTGGCCGTGTTACGGTCGAAGCGATGAAAATGGGGAAACCCGTGGTCGCTTCCGATACAGGCGCCAATCCGGAATTAATCGGTAGCAACGAGCGTGGCCTTTTGTACCGAGCGGGCGATGTACAGCATCTGGCAGATCAGATAGAAGCCCTATACAGAGATCCTAAATGGGCTACACACCTAGCAAAAGAAGCATGGTCGTGGTCGTGGCATAACTGCAATGAAGAGAAGCATTTGCAAGACCTTCTGCAAGTCTTAGTATGA